One window from the genome of Hydractinia symbiolongicarpus strain clone_291-10 chromosome 1, HSymV2.1, whole genome shotgun sequence encodes:
- the LOC130648969 gene encoding uncharacterized protein LOC130648969, with translation MPTCKAYGCRNNTGKGEVKKSFFMIPRPNSNEEKLRCLRWINNMGRADVNINTLKFGKDAVLCEDHFHPDCLKKEITLPEYFTKRKKKELVPGAVPTKFSHKTYDEINMDGTKHLQQRKLSVRRSEELARSELIGHLLTENEVSQNETVNVQTNPTLVEEETIMIINVKDIIEPTHKNVGVQCEISLSDLNRSCQTDRLESCDFEAQAPEYYSISANYVAVVNDHAYSKEKTVCSTPSKRKHVCEDVSLSPINSSLQSLPTDDEKDSDYIAESAEESINISDAHETERSSLKEKKFVVFESMLDEIFNLLPCRSCDGTATSIEKREQGTCVLYKGYCINEHVVFDWKSQPMLGKMSAFNLLLSSAIFCSGNTYVRVKKVANFSGLNFVNQRTYYDVQRSLIIPTVNDHFVKNIASAREDSRGENEACLGDGRFDSPGKSAKYCTYSLQSSASNKIVATTTIQTTTGKGSAPLELQGFKNCLEQCNIS, from the exons ATGCCTACTTGTAAAGCTTATGGCTGTAGAAATAATACTGGGAAAGGAGAGGTGAAGAAGTCTTTTTTTATGATTCCTCGACCGAACAGTAACGAAGAAAAGTTGCGTTGTTTGAGATGGATAAACAACATGGGTCGTGCCGATGTGAACATCAATACGTTGAAATTTGGTAAAGACGCTGTGTTATGCGAAGATCATTTTCACccagattgtttaaaaaaagaaataacattgccgGAATATTttacgaaaagaaaaaagaaagagttaGTACCGGGGGCAGTGCCAACAAAATTTTCGCACAAAACATACGATGAAATAAACATGGACGGCACAAAACATTTACAGCAACGAAAATTATCTGTCAGACGAAGTGAAGAATTAGCACGTTCTGAA CTTATCGGCCATCTGCTAACGGAAAACGAAGTTTCTCAAAACGAAACTGTGAATGTTCAAACAAATCCAACTTTGGTTGAAGAAGAAACCATCATGATCATAAATGTGAAGGAT ATTATTGAACCAACCCACAAGAACGTTGGAGTTCAATGTGAAATATCACTAAGCGACTTAAACAGAAGCTGTCAAACTGATCGCTTAGAATCATGTGACTTTGAAGCGCAAGCTCCCGAGTATTATTCCATTTCTGCTAATTACGTTGCTGTGGTAAACGATCACGCATATTCCAAAGAAAAAACTGTTTGCTCCACTCCTTCTAAAAGAAAGCACGTTTGTGAGGACGTCTCACTCTCTCCTATAAACTCGTCATTACAATCTTTACCAACTGACGATGAAAAAGACTCTGATTACATCGCTGAAAGTGCAGAAGAGTCAATCAATATTAGTGATGCTCATGAAACCGAACGAAGCAGtttgaaagaaaagaaatttgttgttttcGAAAGCATGCTAGATGAAATATTTAACCTACTGCCCTGTCGTTCATGTGATGGAACCGCAACCAGTATTGAAAAGCGTGAGCAGGGAACGTGTGTACTATACAAAGGGTATTGCATCAATGAGCATGTGGTTTTTGACTGGAAAAGTCAACCCATGCTTGGAAAAATGTCAGCATTTAATTTGTTGCTATCCTCTGCAATATTTTGTTCag GAAACACATATGTAAGGGTGAAGAAAGTTGCGAATTTTTCTGGTTTAAATTTTGTCAATCAACGAACATACTATGATGTTCAGCGATCACTGATAATCCCAACTGTAAACGACCATTTCGTGAAAAATATTGCCAGTGCAAGAGAGGATAGTCGGGGAGAGAATGAAGCATGTCTTGGCGATGGCAGATTTGACTCACCTGGTAAATCTGCCAAGTATTGCACATATAGTTTACAATCGTCAGCGTCTAACAAAATTGTTGCGACAACCACAATCCAAACAACAACCGGTAAAGGTTCGGCGCCCTTGGAGTTACAAGGCTTCAAAAATTGCCTTGAGCAGTGTAATATCTCGTAA
- the LOC130629417 gene encoding uncharacterized protein LOC130629417 yields MLPLEKKLRIRNTLVKVIENYLREEIKPCYEHYQEEKLTLLQTLNTTIESKLGKFLSITEEISEIIEEEDQLIKDAQESSDFEVRVRNELLILDRFLKSKQDRSDTVSTRSVSASSSIKLPKIEIKKFDGDPTNWFSFIDSFEAAVDKNDHLSNVEKMNYLLGFVVKDAASTISGLKLSNDNYEIALNLLKDRFGDPQMIISGHMNKLLNLEPVMAISDVRNLRQLFYITEAQVRSLQSLGVESQNFGSMLIPVLLQKLPGELRLIISRQLGKNAWKVSEVMQAFKTELEAREKVSTGQEESPCFSGASLYVGNRRNFDAKERKCAFCENPGHKPQFCSIVSKPTARSSILKRKGLCFLCLQSGHVARHCTVRWKCFKCKGRHHVSICNKGNRDQDSNDQNEGEGTSNNVANTECDFNAVLLQTASAEIFSDDKNCHRFRILFDSGSQMSYISPQAAEKLKLKTIDKKQMCLKTFGGAKQNKTLDMVRFTVKTKNDEENITVNAFVSEICYPLTNQNIEGAKSNYPFLCRLDLADSNPKNQPLSVDILIGGDYYWSFMKNDMKRSTKGGPTAISSKLGYILSGGVMGTKLDTSVNIVNTHVLKVQNELSENKTLEDLVQGFWNIETMGIKKSEENEISDHGIEAGVTFKKDRYEVKLPIKDHDLLEDNYDLSKQRLKNMIKIFKNKSELLKQYDNIFREQESCQIIEKAPDEHVVGHTHFVPHKPVIREEKATTKVRMVFDGSAKKNGPSLNDCMEPGPFIATPLFDVLARFRVNNIAFIADIEKAFLKMSLFPGHRGYVRFLWFNNIDTIDFDNFEIQRNATY; encoded by the coding sequence ATGTTGCCTTTGGAAAAGAAGTTAAGAATAAGAAACACGTTAGTAAAAGTTATCGAAAATTACTTACGAGAAGAAATAAAACCTTGTTATGAACATTATCAAGAAGAAAAACTTACGTTATTGCAAACGTTGAACACTACCATAGAGAGCAAACTTGGAAAATTTTTAAGTATTACGGAAGAGATTTCCGAAATTATTGAAGAGGAAGATCAATTAATAAAAGATGCTCAAGAAAGTAGTGACTTTGAAGTACGGGTAAGAAATGAACTGCTAATACTTGATCGTTTCctaaaatcaaaacaagatAGAAGTGACACAGTCAGTACGAGGTCAGTTAGTGCTTCAAGCTCTATTAAACTgccaaaaattgaaataaaaaaatttgatggcGATCCAACTAATTGGTTTTCATTTATTGATTCTTTTGAAGCTGCAGTTGACAAAAACGATCACTTGTctaatgttgaaaaaatgaattatttgttaGGATTTGTTGTTAAAGATGCTGCATCTACGATAAGCGGTTTAAAACTGAGTAATGATAATTATGAGATTgctttaaatttgttaaaagatcGCTTCGGAGATCCGCAAATGATAATTTCAGGACATATGAATAAACTATTAAATTTGGAGCCTGTCATGGCTATTTCTGACGTTCGTAATTTACGCCAATTGTTCTATATAACTGAGGCGCAAGTGCGTAGTTTACAATCTTTAGGAGTTGAATCTCAAAACTTTGGCTCAATGCTTATACCTGTGTTATTGCAAAAACTACCAGGAGAATTACGTCTGATTATTAGTCGCCAACTTGGAAAAAACGCATGGAAAGTAAGCGAGGTTATGCAAGCTTTTAAAACTGAATTAGAAGCGCGAGAAAAAGTTTCAACCGGTCAGGAGGAAAGCCCTTGTTTTTCTGGTGCTTCCCTTTATGTTGGAAATCGACGGAATTTCGATgcgaaagaaagaaaatgtgcTTTTTGTGAAAACCCAGGGCACAAACCGCAATTTTGCTCTATTGTTTCCAAACCGACTGCGCGCTCTTCCATTTTAAAAAGGAAAGGATTATGCTTTTTATGTCTACAGTCAGGTCATGTAGCAAGACACTGCACAGTTAGatggaaatgttttaaatgtaaGGGACGTCATCATGTGTCTATTTGCAATAAGGGTAATCGAGACCAGGATAGCAATGATCAGAATGAAGGTGAGGGAACTTCAAATAACGTGGCGAATACTGAATGTGATTTTAACGCAGTTTTGTTACAAACTGCGTCTGCGGAAATTTTTTCTGATGATAAAAACTGTCACAGGTTTAGAATTTTGTTTGATAGTGGCAGTCAAATGTCATACATTTCTCCGCAAGCGGcggaaaaattgaaattgaaaacAATCGACAAAAAACAAATGTGTCTTAAAACGTTTGGAGGagctaaacaaaacaaaactttggaCATGGTTAGATTTACCGTTAAAACGAAAAATGACGAAGAAAATATTACGGTAAACGCGTTCGTATCCGAAATATGCTATCCTTTGACAAACCAAAACATCGAGGGTGCAAAATCTAACTACCCTTTTCTGTGTCGTCTCGATTTAGCAGACAGTAATCCAAAAAATCAACCATTAAGTGTGGATATTTTGATTGGCGGGGATTATTATTGGTCCTTTATGAAAAACGACATGAAACGTAGCACCAAAGGTGGGCCCACAGCAATTTCATCAAAACTGGGATATATTTTAAGTGGCGGAGTCATGGGTACTAAATTGGATACTTCAGTGAACATTGTTAATACTCATGTTTTAAaagtgcaaaatgagttgagtgAAAATAAAACACTTGAAGACTTGGTTCAGGGATTTTGGAACATCGAGACTATGGGAATTAAAAAATCAGAAGAAAACGAGATTTCGGATCATGGTATTGAAGCAGGtgtgacatttaaaaaagaTCGTTATGAGGTCAAGCTACCCATAAAAGATCACGATCTGCTTGAAGATAACTATGATCTTTCAAAACAAAGATTAAAAAAcatgattaaaattttcaaaaacaaaagcgaATTGTTGAAACAATACGATAACATTTTTCGAGAACAAGAAAGTTGTCAAATAATTGAAAAGGCACCAGATGAACACGTTGTAGGACACACCCATTTTGTGCCGCATAAGCCAGTGATACGGGAAGAGAAAGCAACTACGAAGGTGCGCATGGTTTTTGATGGGAGTGCAAAAAAGAATGGTCCTTCTTTAAACGATTGTATGGAACCTGGTCCCTTCATAGCCACGCCTTTGTTCGATGTTTTAGCCAGATTTCGAGTCAACAACATAGCTTTTATTGCTGATATAGAAAAGGCTTTTCTAAAAATGTCCTTGTTTCCAGGCCATCGAGGCTATGTAAGATTTTTGTGGTTTAACAACATTGATACTATAGACTTTGACAATTTTGAAATACAACGAAACGCAACGTATTAG
- the LOC130629427 gene encoding uncharacterized protein LOC130629427, with amino-acid sequence MFSVFTYIINLLRDCTLCKGFKSKAFTYPSTSALPDFRFSLNFDFTNIGIDYAGPLYIRDIYSRSDVHKAWICLITCASSRAVYLDISTDLSASACVNALKRFVNKNGAPKVINSDNGSNFVSKEVQHFASSHGIKWCFNIEAAPWQGGYFERLIQSLKRCLKKVLFKTVVVYEEMLTILSAIKRILNNRPLTFIYDDVNESPLTPNQLIYGKNVSIDYEKYDGEKSDNFTKKKKLQSSHEIEVNDVVLIHDDVKTRAKWKIRRVTELLKSKDARIRAAKVLVATNNNRKMIITRTLNKLYPVEQSDRDYENDKEDNDEIKIDFLNEDDIIVFDASAVQKIFC; translated from the exons ATGTTCAGTGTTTTTACCTACATAAT aaatttattgCGTGACTGCACATTGTGTAAAGGATTTAAAAGTAAAGCGTTTACTTACCCAAGTACTTCTGCGTTACCTGATTTTCGTTTTTCGTTGAACTTTGACTTCACAAATATTGGAATCGATTATGCAGGTCCGTTGTATATACGAGATATTTATTCACGTTCTGATGTACATAAAGCGTGGATTTGTTTGATTACTTGTGCTAGCAGTAGAGCTGTTTATTTGGATATTAGTACTGATTTGTCTGCTTCAGCTTGTGTTAATGCTTTAAaacgttttgtaaataaaaatggagCTCCGAAAGTTATCAACTCAGACAATGGTTCTAACTTTGTTAGTAAAGAAGTTCAACATTTTGCATCATCACATGGCATTAAGTGGTGTTTTAATATTGAAGCTGCCCCCTGGCAGGGTGGATATTTCGAAAGGCTAATTCAGTCTCTTAAACGTTGTTtgaaaaaagtactttttaaaactgtagTCGTTTATGAAGAGATGTTGACTATTTTGTCAGCAATTAAACGCATACTTAATAACCGTCCTTTGACATTTATTTACGACGATGTTAACGAAAGTCCATTAACTCCGAATCAATTAATATACGGAAAAAACGTTAGTATCGATTATGAAAAATACGATGGCGAAAAAAGTGACAATTTTACA aagaagaaaaagctaCAGTCTTCTCACGAAATTGAAGTAAACGATGTTGTTCTTATACACGATGATGTTAAAACTAGAGCAAAATGGAAGATACGTCGAGTAACGGAATTGTTGAAAAGCAAGGACGCTCGTATACGTGCAGCAAAGGTATTAGTCGCAACTAACAACAATCGTAAAATGATAATTACACGCACTTTGAACAAACTTTATCCTGTTGAACAGTCTGATCGCGACTACGAGAATGACAAGGAAGATAACGAcgaaattaaaattgactttttaaacGAAGATGACATCATCGTTTTTG ATGCTTCGGCAgtacagaaaatattttgttga